In Piliocolobus tephrosceles isolate RC106 chromosome 6, ASM277652v3, whole genome shotgun sequence, the following are encoded in one genomic region:
- the LYSMD2 gene encoding lysM and putative peptidoglycan-binding domain-containing protein 2 isoform X2 — protein sequence MEQIKRANKLFTNDCIFLKKTLNIPVISEKPLLFNGLNSIDSPENEIVDNSFSQEEEPVVAREDLPPPSPQESDVQPVQPEEVSARDFLQRLDLQIKLSTQAAKKLKEESRDEESPYATSLYHS from the exons atggAGCAGATTAAAAGGGCCAATAAACTGTTTACCAATGACTGTATATTTCTGAAGAAAACTTTGAACATCCCAGTTATATCAGAGAAGCCTTTGTTGTTTAATGGACTTAACTCCATTGATTCTCCAGAAAATGAAATTGTTGATAACAGTTTTTCTCAGGAAGAAGAGCCAGTGGTGGCCAGAGAAGACCTCCCTCCTCCCAGTCCTCAAGAATCTGATGTTCAGCCTGTGCAGCCTGAGGAAGTATCAGCCAGAGATTTCCTGCAGAGACTTGACTTGCAGATTAAGTTATCAACACAGGCAGCCAAGAAGCTAAAAGAAGAGAGCAG agatgaaGAAAGTCCCTATGCAACTTCCCTCTATCACAGTTAG